A genome region from Cyprinus carpio isolate SPL01 chromosome B23, ASM1834038v1, whole genome shotgun sequence includes the following:
- the syde2 gene encoding rho GTPase-activating protein SYDE2 isoform X1 codes for MADPLRRTILAKLRGKKPKGKDASTANRPREGKEKVSQTQTERNYISSTMRAEQSCAIADPVPRCAGGPADQSERTELKRVHTPRVRGDSIGFGGCDLKPKREALKLTDGQDLKNKEPNVTLLEQKSGKNITGDFRSPQPHVFDYIAAESDLIQVIESSLEYHGDFRMPALQSPTFFPTDLEITLAPGLRDGAPRHHSVDSEDDDYYDNQILPFYESYTQLNDRNKNTDEPISASGSNKTTQETDRLKSQLKEAYYLLINTMHNISFDGQVEDNGFVDQASSASQSNDSVSTGSDVSEERRNDSDSQVFAFIKQCGVGLTGSSQSRSLQNILSANPKPMLQRSVSDSKVKYSSNRKEETRPAVASGRDAQLANPTETLPTPVSTRQSCDDTTVPKHPGVTVNKMQEWMQKGRVLSSEMKQRIAGSSLRANHVRPKTARQQTAMEFVCQRQTPFNHITVSKKRQWLQQSSVTAPPAAEEEQTQTQPPSNALLTDREVRPRRLPPAAAKVKHRSDPAEENDADDEGEIWYNPIPEDEEADLPRCVPVIRIQTRRADADADERQTQDESRATDPSEQSTGGLSPSSSPNPAKRSTTINWSFPDKIKSPRTVRKLSMKMKKLPDLSRKLSVKGNSSSNVVISNNQSEPRAHSPRTNGMAELGQSQSRLSPAGVTTALVSGNVIWWYHLDSSVSTQHNFDKRRSNSGGIPKSASKGGYLSDGDSPELVAKSGKHGNSERKNGKARDRDPNGNGGSLRFPGTELDIDAFRSYSFSEQPKCLTYISGLMSLHFYGAEDLKPPRVDSRDVYCAIQVDSVNKARTALLTCRTAFLDMDHTFNIDLENAQHLKLVVFSWESTPRRNRVCCHGTVVLPPLFRVSKMHQLAVRLEPRGMIYVKLSLMEQRQNSLDGQEGDHEIQVFGIEARRVVEREASGLMVPLLIEKCISEIERRGCQVVGLYRLCGSAAVKKELREAFERDSHAVELSENNYPDINVITGVMKDYLRELPHPLITKPLYESVLDSMVKRPLQMGSGGCENDSADSDHAVSLLEILPEVEKATLRKLLDHLKRVASHHEVNKMTCQNLAVCFGPVLLSQRQEASCHGNRVFIDSEELASALHFKKHIEVLHYLLQLWPVVDAQGKSSSPVPASVEMLPAVTAAVRRRKERPQVLNLTEADMAGVLRPRAGRLDSPSNRYAGDWSRCRETYLQPCCLEEADYDDVPSEEPPNAGQEEQGDLLKGTGDVVSKQELPELDQAVERVEEMQIEEEEEVSEEENTVVLDKLQVEEPLPTTPYDQILPEHRPKEHNYQAYMKIQEISPVLSNRVNLRDLQESIDTLIGNLERELNKNKLNIGY; via the exons ATGGCTGATCCTCTGCGGAGGACAATTCTAGCCAAACTCAGGGGCAAGAAACCCAAAGGGAAAGACGCGAGCACCGCGAACCGGCCGAGAGAAGGTAAAGAAAAAGTTTCTCAGACGCAAACAGAGAGAAATTACATATCAAGCACGATGAGGGCTGAGCAGAGCTGTGCGATCGCGGACCCGGTTCCCCGGTGCGCCGGGGGCCCCGCTGATCAAAGCGAGCGGACCGAGCTCAAGCGCGTCCACACGCCGCGCGTCCGCGGAGACTCGATCGGTTTCGGCGGCTGCGATTTAAAACCAAAACGAGAGGCTTTAAAGCTAACAGATGGTCAAGATCTAAAGAATAAAGAGCCAAATGTTACATTACTTGAGCAAAAGTCCGGGAAAAATATTACGGGCGACTTCAGGAGCCCACAGCCTCACGTGTTTGATTATATAGCCGCGGAAAGCGATCTAATTCAGGTTATAGAGAGTTCTCTGGAGTATCATGGAGATTTTAGGATGCCCGCATTACAAAGTCCGACTTTTTTCCCCACTGATCTGGAAATAACATTGGCCCCCGGGCTGAGAGACGGGGCCCCTCGACACCACTCAGTCGACAGCGAGGACGACGATTATTACGATAACCAAATCCTGCCCTTTTATGAGTCGTACACTCAGTTGAACGACCGAAATAAAAATACCGATGAGCCAATATCGGCATCGGGGTCTAACAAAACCACGCAAGAAACAGACCGACTGAAGTCGCAACTAAAAGAGGCGTATTATTTGCTAATAAACACAATGCATAACATCAGTTTTGACGGTCAGGTTGAAGATAACGGATTTGTGGATCAGGCCAGTAGCGCAAGTCAATCCAACGATAGCGTTAGCACAGGAAGCGATGTTTCTGAAGAGCGTCGGAACGATTCTGATTCGCAGGTGtttgcatttattaaacaatgtGGGGTGGGATTGACAGGGTCTTCGCAAAGCAGAAGCTTGCAGAATATTCTCAGCGCAAATCCCAAACCGATGCTCCAGCGGTCGGTGAGCGATAGCAAGGTGAAGTACTCGTCAAATCGCAAGGAAGAGACGCGACCCGCGGTCGCATCGGGACGTGATGCGCAACTGGCGAATCCTACGGAAACCCTCCCGACGCCTGTTTCGACGCGACAATCCTGCGACGATACAACGGTGCCCAAACATCCTGGAGTCACCGTCAACAAGATGCAAGAGTGGATGCAGAAAGGTCGCGTGCTTTCGTCCGAAATGAAGCAGAGGATCGCTGGTTCTTCGCTGAGAGCCAATCACGTGAGGCCCAAAACGGCGCGACAGCAGACAG CGATGGAGTTTGTCTGTCAGCGTCAGACCCCGTTTAACCACATCACGGTCTCCAAGAAACGGCAGTGGCTCCAGCAGAGCTCCGTCACAGCGCCCCCTGCAGCCGAGGAggagcaaacacaaacacagccgCCGTCTAACGCACTTCTGACAGACAGAG AAGTGCGTCCTCGCCGTCTCCCGCCGGCCGCTGCTAAAGTCAAACACCGGAGCGACCCGGCCGAGGAGAACGACGCCGACGACGAGGGCGAGATCTGGTACAACCCCATCCCGGAGGATGAAGAGGCCGATCTGCCGCGCTGCGTTCCCGTCATCAGAATCCAGACGAGACGAGCGGACGCGGACGCAGACGAGAGACAGACGCAGGACGAGAGCAGAGCCACAG ATCCTTCAGAGCAGTCCACTGGTGGACTTTCTCCCTCTTCTAGTCCCAACCCAGCTAAAAGAAGCACTACTATCAACTGGTCTTTTCCTGATAAAATCAAGTCACCACGGACTGTCCGAAAACTCTCTATGAAGATGAAGAAACTGCCTGATCTGAGTCGGAAGCTTAGTGTTAAAGGGAACTCATCTAGCAATGTGGTTATCAGCAATAACCAATCAGAACCCAGGGCTCACTCACCAAGAACCAATGGGATGGCAGAGCTGGGCCAGTCCCAGTCCAGACTGTCTCCAGCAGGTGTGACGACTGCATTGGTAAGCGGTAATGTGATTTGGTGGTACCATTTGGACAGCAGTGTTTCTACACAGCACAACTTCGATAAGAGGAGGAGCAATAGCGGTGGCATTCCCAAATCGGCCAGTAAGGGAGGTTACCTAAGCGATGGAGACTCACCGGAACTTGTCGCCAAGTCCGGAAAGCACGGAAACTCAGAAAGAAAGAACGGTAAAGCCCGGGACAGGGATCCCAATGGGAACGGCGGAAGTCTGAGGTTCCCTGGCACGGAGCTGGATATCGACGCCTTCCGTTCGTATAGTTTCTCTGAGCAGCCAAAGTGCCTAACGTACATCTCTGGACTAATGAGTCTGCACTTCTATGGCGCAGAGGACCTGAAGCCACCGCGGGTTGATTCCCGTGATGTCTACTGCGCCATCCAGGTGGACTCTGTCAACAAAGCTCGCACAGCCTTGCTGACCTGTCGGACAGCCTTCCTGGACATGGACCACACCTTCAACATTGATTTAGAGAACGCTCAGCACCTCAAACTTGTTGTTTTCAGTTGGGAGTCCACACCACGAAGGAACCGGGTGTGCTGCCATGGGACTGTGGTTCTCCCGCCCTTGTTTCGTGTGAGTAAGATGCATCAGCTTGCGGTCCGCCTGGAACCACGTGGAATGATCTACGTGAAGCTGAGCCTCATGGAGCAGAGGCAGAACTCTCTTGATGGCCAGGAGGGGGATCACGAAATACAGGTGTTTGGCATAGAGGCTCGGCGTGTGGTGGAACGGGAAGCTTCTGGATTAATGGTTCCACTGCTCATCGAGAAATGCATCTCTGAGATCGAGAGGAGGGGTTGTCAG gTGGTGGGTCTGTATCGTCTGTGCGGTTCAGCTGCGGTGAAGAAGGAGCTGCGGGAAGCGTTTGAGAGGGACAGTCACGCCGTCGAGCTCTCGGAAAACAACTACCCAGATATTAACGTCATTACAG GCGTGATGAAGGACTACCTCCGTGAGCTTCCTCATCCTCTCATCACCAAGCCACTGTACGAGTCTGTTCTGGACTCGATGGTCAAGAGGCCGCTGCAGATGGGAAGCGGCGGCTGTGAGAACGACTCGGCCGACTCGGATCACGCCGTCAGTTTGCTGGAGATCCTGCCGGAGGTTGAGAAG GCGACCCTACGGAAGCTTCTGGATCACCTGAAGCGCGTGGCGTCCCATCACGAGGTGAATAAGATGACCTGTCAGAACCTGGCGGTGTGTTTCGGGCCGGTTCTGCTCAGCCAGAGACAGGAGGCGTCCTGCCACGGGAACCGGGTCTTCATTGACTCCGAGGAGCTTGCCAGCGCTCTGCACTTCAAGAAACACATCGAGGTCCTTCATTACCTGCTTCAGCTCTGGCCAG TTGTGGATGCTCAGGGTAAATCTTCATCTCCGGTTCCTGCCTCGGTGGAAATGCTTCCAGCAGTGACGGCTGCCGTAAGGAGGAGGAAAGAGCGTCCACAGGTGCTAAATCTAACCGAGGCGGACATGGCAGGCGTTTTGCGgcctagagctggccgtctggaCAGTCCCAGTAACAGATATGCTGGGGACTGGAGCAGATGCCGGGAAACGTACCTCCAACCGTGCTGCCTGGAGGAGGCAGACTATGATGACGTTCCCAGCGAAGAACCTCCGAACGCAGGACAGGAGGAACAGGGGGACTTATTGAAGGGTACTGGAGATGTAGTCTCCAAACAAGAGTTGCCCGAGTTGGACCAGGCAGTGGAGAGGGTTGAGGAAATGCAGatagaggaggaagaggaagtgaGTGAGGAAGAGAATACAGTAGTTTTGGACAAGCTACAAGTGGAGGAACCTCTTCCCACAACCCCCTACGATCAGATCCTCCCAGAGCACCGACCCAAAGAACACAACTACCAGGCCTACATGAAGATCCAAGAGATCAGCCCAGTCCTAAGCAACAGGGTCAACCTGCGGGACCTGCAGGAGAGCATTGACACTCTAATCGGCAACCTGGAAAGGGAGCTCAACAAAAACAAGCTCAACATAGGGTATTGA
- the syde2 gene encoding rho GTPase-activating protein SYDE2 isoform X2, which translates to MADPLRRTILAKLRGKKPKGKDASTANRPREGKEKVSQTQTERNYISSTMRAEQSCAIADPVPRCAGGPADQSERTELKRVHTPRVRGDSIGFGGCDLKPKREALKLTDGQDLKNKEPNVTLLEQKSGKNITGDFRSPQPHVFDYIAAESDLIQVIESSLEYHGDFRMPALQSPTFFPTDLEITLAPGLRDGAPRHHSVDSEDDDYYDNQILPFYESYTQLNDRNKNTDEPISASGSNKTTQETDRLKSQLKEAYYLLINTMHNISFDGQVEDNGFVDQASSASQSNDSVSTGSDVSEERRNDSDSQVFAFIKQCGVGLTGSSQSRSLQNILSANPKPMLQRSVSDSKVKYSSNRKEETRPAVASGRDAQLANPTETLPTPVSTRQSCDDTTVPKHPGVTVNKMQEWMQKGRVLSSEMKQRIAGSSLRANHVRPKTARQQTEVRPRRLPPAAAKVKHRSDPAEENDADDEGEIWYNPIPEDEEADLPRCVPVIRIQTRRADADADERQTQDESRATDPSEQSTGGLSPSSSPNPAKRSTTINWSFPDKIKSPRTVRKLSMKMKKLPDLSRKLSVKGNSSSNVVISNNQSEPRAHSPRTNGMAELGQSQSRLSPAGVTTALVSGNVIWWYHLDSSVSTQHNFDKRRSNSGGIPKSASKGGYLSDGDSPELVAKSGKHGNSERKNGKARDRDPNGNGGSLRFPGTELDIDAFRSYSFSEQPKCLTYISGLMSLHFYGAEDLKPPRVDSRDVYCAIQVDSVNKARTALLTCRTAFLDMDHTFNIDLENAQHLKLVVFSWESTPRRNRVCCHGTVVLPPLFRVSKMHQLAVRLEPRGMIYVKLSLMEQRQNSLDGQEGDHEIQVFGIEARRVVEREASGLMVPLLIEKCISEIERRGCQVVGLYRLCGSAAVKKELREAFERDSHAVELSENNYPDINVITGVMKDYLRELPHPLITKPLYESVLDSMVKRPLQMGSGGCENDSADSDHAVSLLEILPEVEKATLRKLLDHLKRVASHHEVNKMTCQNLAVCFGPVLLSQRQEASCHGNRVFIDSEELASALHFKKHIEVLHYLLQLWPVVDAQGKSSSPVPASVEMLPAVTAAVRRRKERPQVLNLTEADMAGVLRPRAGRLDSPSNRYAGDWSRCRETYLQPCCLEEADYDDVPSEEPPNAGQEEQGDLLKGTGDVVSKQELPELDQAVERVEEMQIEEEEEVSEEENTVVLDKLQVEEPLPTTPYDQILPEHRPKEHNYQAYMKIQEISPVLSNRVNLRDLQESIDTLIGNLERELNKNKLNIGY; encoded by the exons ATGGCTGATCCTCTGCGGAGGACAATTCTAGCCAAACTCAGGGGCAAGAAACCCAAAGGGAAAGACGCGAGCACCGCGAACCGGCCGAGAGAAGGTAAAGAAAAAGTTTCTCAGACGCAAACAGAGAGAAATTACATATCAAGCACGATGAGGGCTGAGCAGAGCTGTGCGATCGCGGACCCGGTTCCCCGGTGCGCCGGGGGCCCCGCTGATCAAAGCGAGCGGACCGAGCTCAAGCGCGTCCACACGCCGCGCGTCCGCGGAGACTCGATCGGTTTCGGCGGCTGCGATTTAAAACCAAAACGAGAGGCTTTAAAGCTAACAGATGGTCAAGATCTAAAGAATAAAGAGCCAAATGTTACATTACTTGAGCAAAAGTCCGGGAAAAATATTACGGGCGACTTCAGGAGCCCACAGCCTCACGTGTTTGATTATATAGCCGCGGAAAGCGATCTAATTCAGGTTATAGAGAGTTCTCTGGAGTATCATGGAGATTTTAGGATGCCCGCATTACAAAGTCCGACTTTTTTCCCCACTGATCTGGAAATAACATTGGCCCCCGGGCTGAGAGACGGGGCCCCTCGACACCACTCAGTCGACAGCGAGGACGACGATTATTACGATAACCAAATCCTGCCCTTTTATGAGTCGTACACTCAGTTGAACGACCGAAATAAAAATACCGATGAGCCAATATCGGCATCGGGGTCTAACAAAACCACGCAAGAAACAGACCGACTGAAGTCGCAACTAAAAGAGGCGTATTATTTGCTAATAAACACAATGCATAACATCAGTTTTGACGGTCAGGTTGAAGATAACGGATTTGTGGATCAGGCCAGTAGCGCAAGTCAATCCAACGATAGCGTTAGCACAGGAAGCGATGTTTCTGAAGAGCGTCGGAACGATTCTGATTCGCAGGTGtttgcatttattaaacaatgtGGGGTGGGATTGACAGGGTCTTCGCAAAGCAGAAGCTTGCAGAATATTCTCAGCGCAAATCCCAAACCGATGCTCCAGCGGTCGGTGAGCGATAGCAAGGTGAAGTACTCGTCAAATCGCAAGGAAGAGACGCGACCCGCGGTCGCATCGGGACGTGATGCGCAACTGGCGAATCCTACGGAAACCCTCCCGACGCCTGTTTCGACGCGACAATCCTGCGACGATACAACGGTGCCCAAACATCCTGGAGTCACCGTCAACAAGATGCAAGAGTGGATGCAGAAAGGTCGCGTGCTTTCGTCCGAAATGAAGCAGAGGATCGCTGGTTCTTCGCTGAGAGCCAATCACGTGAGGCCCAAAACGGCGCGACAGCAGACAG AAGTGCGTCCTCGCCGTCTCCCGCCGGCCGCTGCTAAAGTCAAACACCGGAGCGACCCGGCCGAGGAGAACGACGCCGACGACGAGGGCGAGATCTGGTACAACCCCATCCCGGAGGATGAAGAGGCCGATCTGCCGCGCTGCGTTCCCGTCATCAGAATCCAGACGAGACGAGCGGACGCGGACGCAGACGAGAGACAGACGCAGGACGAGAGCAGAGCCACAG ATCCTTCAGAGCAGTCCACTGGTGGACTTTCTCCCTCTTCTAGTCCCAACCCAGCTAAAAGAAGCACTACTATCAACTGGTCTTTTCCTGATAAAATCAAGTCACCACGGACTGTCCGAAAACTCTCTATGAAGATGAAGAAACTGCCTGATCTGAGTCGGAAGCTTAGTGTTAAAGGGAACTCATCTAGCAATGTGGTTATCAGCAATAACCAATCAGAACCCAGGGCTCACTCACCAAGAACCAATGGGATGGCAGAGCTGGGCCAGTCCCAGTCCAGACTGTCTCCAGCAGGTGTGACGACTGCATTGGTAAGCGGTAATGTGATTTGGTGGTACCATTTGGACAGCAGTGTTTCTACACAGCACAACTTCGATAAGAGGAGGAGCAATAGCGGTGGCATTCCCAAATCGGCCAGTAAGGGAGGTTACCTAAGCGATGGAGACTCACCGGAACTTGTCGCCAAGTCCGGAAAGCACGGAAACTCAGAAAGAAAGAACGGTAAAGCCCGGGACAGGGATCCCAATGGGAACGGCGGAAGTCTGAGGTTCCCTGGCACGGAGCTGGATATCGACGCCTTCCGTTCGTATAGTTTCTCTGAGCAGCCAAAGTGCCTAACGTACATCTCTGGACTAATGAGTCTGCACTTCTATGGCGCAGAGGACCTGAAGCCACCGCGGGTTGATTCCCGTGATGTCTACTGCGCCATCCAGGTGGACTCTGTCAACAAAGCTCGCACAGCCTTGCTGACCTGTCGGACAGCCTTCCTGGACATGGACCACACCTTCAACATTGATTTAGAGAACGCTCAGCACCTCAAACTTGTTGTTTTCAGTTGGGAGTCCACACCACGAAGGAACCGGGTGTGCTGCCATGGGACTGTGGTTCTCCCGCCCTTGTTTCGTGTGAGTAAGATGCATCAGCTTGCGGTCCGCCTGGAACCACGTGGAATGATCTACGTGAAGCTGAGCCTCATGGAGCAGAGGCAGAACTCTCTTGATGGCCAGGAGGGGGATCACGAAATACAGGTGTTTGGCATAGAGGCTCGGCGTGTGGTGGAACGGGAAGCTTCTGGATTAATGGTTCCACTGCTCATCGAGAAATGCATCTCTGAGATCGAGAGGAGGGGTTGTCAG gTGGTGGGTCTGTATCGTCTGTGCGGTTCAGCTGCGGTGAAGAAGGAGCTGCGGGAAGCGTTTGAGAGGGACAGTCACGCCGTCGAGCTCTCGGAAAACAACTACCCAGATATTAACGTCATTACAG GCGTGATGAAGGACTACCTCCGTGAGCTTCCTCATCCTCTCATCACCAAGCCACTGTACGAGTCTGTTCTGGACTCGATGGTCAAGAGGCCGCTGCAGATGGGAAGCGGCGGCTGTGAGAACGACTCGGCCGACTCGGATCACGCCGTCAGTTTGCTGGAGATCCTGCCGGAGGTTGAGAAG GCGACCCTACGGAAGCTTCTGGATCACCTGAAGCGCGTGGCGTCCCATCACGAGGTGAATAAGATGACCTGTCAGAACCTGGCGGTGTGTTTCGGGCCGGTTCTGCTCAGCCAGAGACAGGAGGCGTCCTGCCACGGGAACCGGGTCTTCATTGACTCCGAGGAGCTTGCCAGCGCTCTGCACTTCAAGAAACACATCGAGGTCCTTCATTACCTGCTTCAGCTCTGGCCAG TTGTGGATGCTCAGGGTAAATCTTCATCTCCGGTTCCTGCCTCGGTGGAAATGCTTCCAGCAGTGACGGCTGCCGTAAGGAGGAGGAAAGAGCGTCCACAGGTGCTAAATCTAACCGAGGCGGACATGGCAGGCGTTTTGCGgcctagagctggccgtctggaCAGTCCCAGTAACAGATATGCTGGGGACTGGAGCAGATGCCGGGAAACGTACCTCCAACCGTGCTGCCTGGAGGAGGCAGACTATGATGACGTTCCCAGCGAAGAACCTCCGAACGCAGGACAGGAGGAACAGGGGGACTTATTGAAGGGTACTGGAGATGTAGTCTCCAAACAAGAGTTGCCCGAGTTGGACCAGGCAGTGGAGAGGGTTGAGGAAATGCAGatagaggaggaagaggaagtgaGTGAGGAAGAGAATACAGTAGTTTTGGACAAGCTACAAGTGGAGGAACCTCTTCCCACAACCCCCTACGATCAGATCCTCCCAGAGCACCGACCCAAAGAACACAACTACCAGGCCTACATGAAGATCCAAGAGATCAGCCCAGTCCTAAGCAACAGGGTCAACCTGCGGGACCTGCAGGAGAGCATTGACACTCTAATCGGCAACCTGGAAAGGGAGCTCAACAAAAACAAGCTCAACATAGGGTATTGA
- the syde2 gene encoding rho GTPase-activating protein SYDE2 isoform X3, whose protein sequence is MADPLRRTILAKLRGKKPKGKDASTANRPREAMEFVCQRQTPFNHITVSKKRQWLQQSSVTAPPAAEEEQTQTQPPSNALLTDREVRPRRLPPAAAKVKHRSDPAEENDADDEGEIWYNPIPEDEEADLPRCVPVIRIQTRRADADADERQTQDESRATDPSEQSTGGLSPSSSPNPAKRSTTINWSFPDKIKSPRTVRKLSMKMKKLPDLSRKLSVKGNSSSNVVISNNQSEPRAHSPRTNGMAELGQSQSRLSPAGVTTALVSGNVIWWYHLDSSVSTQHNFDKRRSNSGGIPKSASKGGYLSDGDSPELVAKSGKHGNSERKNGKARDRDPNGNGGSLRFPGTELDIDAFRSYSFSEQPKCLTYISGLMSLHFYGAEDLKPPRVDSRDVYCAIQVDSVNKARTALLTCRTAFLDMDHTFNIDLENAQHLKLVVFSWESTPRRNRVCCHGTVVLPPLFRVSKMHQLAVRLEPRGMIYVKLSLMEQRQNSLDGQEGDHEIQVFGIEARRVVEREASGLMVPLLIEKCISEIERRGCQVVGLYRLCGSAAVKKELREAFERDSHAVELSENNYPDINVITGVMKDYLRELPHPLITKPLYESVLDSMVKRPLQMGSGGCENDSADSDHAVSLLEILPEVEKATLRKLLDHLKRVASHHEVNKMTCQNLAVCFGPVLLSQRQEASCHGNRVFIDSEELASALHFKKHIEVLHYLLQLWPVVDAQGKSSSPVPASVEMLPAVTAAVRRRKERPQVLNLTEADMAGVLRPRAGRLDSPSNRYAGDWSRCRETYLQPCCLEEADYDDVPSEEPPNAGQEEQGDLLKGTGDVVSKQELPELDQAVERVEEMQIEEEEEVSEEENTVVLDKLQVEEPLPTTPYDQILPEHRPKEHNYQAYMKIQEISPVLSNRVNLRDLQESIDTLIGNLERELNKNKLNIGY, encoded by the exons ATGGCTGATCCTCTGCGGAGGACAATTCTAGCCAAACTCAGGGGCAAGAAACCCAAAGGGAAAGACGCGAGCACCGCGAACCGGCCGAGAGAAG CGATGGAGTTTGTCTGTCAGCGTCAGACCCCGTTTAACCACATCACGGTCTCCAAGAAACGGCAGTGGCTCCAGCAGAGCTCCGTCACAGCGCCCCCTGCAGCCGAGGAggagcaaacacaaacacagccgCCGTCTAACGCACTTCTGACAGACAGAG AAGTGCGTCCTCGCCGTCTCCCGCCGGCCGCTGCTAAAGTCAAACACCGGAGCGACCCGGCCGAGGAGAACGACGCCGACGACGAGGGCGAGATCTGGTACAACCCCATCCCGGAGGATGAAGAGGCCGATCTGCCGCGCTGCGTTCCCGTCATCAGAATCCAGACGAGACGAGCGGACGCGGACGCAGACGAGAGACAGACGCAGGACGAGAGCAGAGCCACAG ATCCTTCAGAGCAGTCCACTGGTGGACTTTCTCCCTCTTCTAGTCCCAACCCAGCTAAAAGAAGCACTACTATCAACTGGTCTTTTCCTGATAAAATCAAGTCACCACGGACTGTCCGAAAACTCTCTATGAAGATGAAGAAACTGCCTGATCTGAGTCGGAAGCTTAGTGTTAAAGGGAACTCATCTAGCAATGTGGTTATCAGCAATAACCAATCAGAACCCAGGGCTCACTCACCAAGAACCAATGGGATGGCAGAGCTGGGCCAGTCCCAGTCCAGACTGTCTCCAGCAGGTGTGACGACTGCATTGGTAAGCGGTAATGTGATTTGGTGGTACCATTTGGACAGCAGTGTTTCTACACAGCACAACTTCGATAAGAGGAGGAGCAATAGCGGTGGCATTCCCAAATCGGCCAGTAAGGGAGGTTACCTAAGCGATGGAGACTCACCGGAACTTGTCGCCAAGTCCGGAAAGCACGGAAACTCAGAAAGAAAGAACGGTAAAGCCCGGGACAGGGATCCCAATGGGAACGGCGGAAGTCTGAGGTTCCCTGGCACGGAGCTGGATATCGACGCCTTCCGTTCGTATAGTTTCTCTGAGCAGCCAAAGTGCCTAACGTACATCTCTGGACTAATGAGTCTGCACTTCTATGGCGCAGAGGACCTGAAGCCACCGCGGGTTGATTCCCGTGATGTCTACTGCGCCATCCAGGTGGACTCTGTCAACAAAGCTCGCACAGCCTTGCTGACCTGTCGGACAGCCTTCCTGGACATGGACCACACCTTCAACATTGATTTAGAGAACGCTCAGCACCTCAAACTTGTTGTTTTCAGTTGGGAGTCCACACCACGAAGGAACCGGGTGTGCTGCCATGGGACTGTGGTTCTCCCGCCCTTGTTTCGTGTGAGTAAGATGCATCAGCTTGCGGTCCGCCTGGAACCACGTGGAATGATCTACGTGAAGCTGAGCCTCATGGAGCAGAGGCAGAACTCTCTTGATGGCCAGGAGGGGGATCACGAAATACAGGTGTTTGGCATAGAGGCTCGGCGTGTGGTGGAACGGGAAGCTTCTGGATTAATGGTTCCACTGCTCATCGAGAAATGCATCTCTGAGATCGAGAGGAGGGGTTGTCAG gTGGTGGGTCTGTATCGTCTGTGCGGTTCAGCTGCGGTGAAGAAGGAGCTGCGGGAAGCGTTTGAGAGGGACAGTCACGCCGTCGAGCTCTCGGAAAACAACTACCCAGATATTAACGTCATTACAG GCGTGATGAAGGACTACCTCCGTGAGCTTCCTCATCCTCTCATCACCAAGCCACTGTACGAGTCTGTTCTGGACTCGATGGTCAAGAGGCCGCTGCAGATGGGAAGCGGCGGCTGTGAGAACGACTCGGCCGACTCGGATCACGCCGTCAGTTTGCTGGAGATCCTGCCGGAGGTTGAGAAG GCGACCCTACGGAAGCTTCTGGATCACCTGAAGCGCGTGGCGTCCCATCACGAGGTGAATAAGATGACCTGTCAGAACCTGGCGGTGTGTTTCGGGCCGGTTCTGCTCAGCCAGAGACAGGAGGCGTCCTGCCACGGGAACCGGGTCTTCATTGACTCCGAGGAGCTTGCCAGCGCTCTGCACTTCAAGAAACACATCGAGGTCCTTCATTACCTGCTTCAGCTCTGGCCAG TTGTGGATGCTCAGGGTAAATCTTCATCTCCGGTTCCTGCCTCGGTGGAAATGCTTCCAGCAGTGACGGCTGCCGTAAGGAGGAGGAAAGAGCGTCCACAGGTGCTAAATCTAACCGAGGCGGACATGGCAGGCGTTTTGCGgcctagagctggccgtctggaCAGTCCCAGTAACAGATATGCTGGGGACTGGAGCAGATGCCGGGAAACGTACCTCCAACCGTGCTGCCTGGAGGAGGCAGACTATGATGACGTTCCCAGCGAAGAACCTCCGAACGCAGGACAGGAGGAACAGGGGGACTTATTGAAGGGTACTGGAGATGTAGTCTCCAAACAAGAGTTGCCCGAGTTGGACCAGGCAGTGGAGAGGGTTGAGGAAATGCAGatagaggaggaagaggaagtgaGTGAGGAAGAGAATACAGTAGTTTTGGACAAGCTACAAGTGGAGGAACCTCTTCCCACAACCCCCTACGATCAGATCCTCCCAGAGCACCGACCCAAAGAACACAACTACCAGGCCTACATGAAGATCCAAGAGATCAGCCCAGTCCTAAGCAACAGGGTCAACCTGCGGGACCTGCAGGAGAGCATTGACACTCTAATCGGCAACCTGGAAAGGGAGCTCAACAAAAACAAGCTCAACATAGGGTATTGA